The genomic window TCGGAGTCCCAGCTGGAATTCCCGCCCAGGATCCTTGGGAATCCCTCCTGGAATCCTGGCTGGGAATCCCCCCTGGAGTCCTCAGGAATCCCAGCTGGAATCTTCAGGATCTCTCCCGAAATCCCTCTTGGAATCCCCCCTGAAATCCCCGGGAATCCTCAGGAATCCCAGCTGGAATCCTTGGGAATCTCCCCTTGAATCCCTCCTGGGATCCCGGCTGGAATCCCCAGGAATCCCAGCTGGAATCCTGGCTGGAATCCTCCCTGAAATCCCCAGGAATCCTTCCCTGGATCCTCAGGAATCCTGGCTGGAATCTCCCCTTGAATCCCAGCTGGGATCCTCAGGATCTCCCCTTGGATCCCCCCTGGAATCCTTGGGAATCTCCCCTTGGATCCCTCTGGGAATCCTCGGGAATCTCCCCTTGAATCCCCCCTGGAATCCTCGGGAATCTCCCCTTGGATCCCCCTGGAATCTTTGGGAATCTCCCCTTGGATCCCTCTGGGAATCCTCGGGAATCTCCCCTTGGATCCCTCTGGGAATCCTCGGGAATCTCCCCTTGGATCCCTCCTGGAATCCTCGGGAATCTCCCCTTGAATCCCCCCTGGAATCTTTGGGAATCCCCCCTGGGATCCCCCTGGGAATCTTCGGGAATCTCCCCTTGGATCCCTCCTGGGATCCTCGGGAATCTCCCCTTGGATCCGTCCTGGAATCCTTGGGAATCTCCCCTTGGATCCCCCCTGGAATCTTTGGGAATCCCCCCTGGGATCCCTCTGGGAATCCTCGGGAATCCCCCCTGGAATCCTCAGGAATCCCCCCTGGAATCCTCGGGAATCCCTCCTGGAATCTTTGGGAATCTCCCCTTGAATCCCCCCTGGGATCCCCGGGAATCCCTCCCGGATCCTCGGGATCCCCCCCAGGATCCCTCCCTGGGTCCCCGGGACAGCAGGACTGGGAGCAATAAAATCTTTGTACAAAAATCGCTGAGCGTGGGAAGTTGTGCGGGACGGACCCTGCTGGAGTCGCTGCCTGCTCTGGGTGGAAATGCCCCGGATTGGGGAAAACGAGGGAAAGGAGCTGAGGGCGGAGGCTCAGGGGGGTTTGCAGCAGCgggaaatgggattttggcACTGGGAGAACCGGGAATGCTGCCCTGGGGTGATTCCATGAGAATTCCCGCTGAGGAACAGCACGGGCTCCGTTCtgccaaaacaaaactttattgcacaaagaaaaaaaccccaacccccccccccccccccccaaaaaaaaaaaaaaaaaaaaaaaaacaaccagaaacCCGACCTCCatgccccccaaaaaaaaaacaaaaccccaaaccaaaaaaaaaaaaatcacggGAATAATTGGAATAATTGGAATTCTTCTGTACAACAGAAACCAGCAGGGATCTGCCAGGGCCTCGTGTGCAGCGCTGGTTCCAGCTCCGTTCCAGCCCCTGCAATTCCATTTGCCCAAAGGTCCAGcgagggctggggacaccccacAGGCTGGGACACGGAATTCCCAGCGCTGGGAATGctggaaaggctggaaaagctccCCAGCCCCgcccaggggacagaggggacaggaggaggtggcac from Ammospiza nelsoni isolate bAmmNel1 chromosome 26, bAmmNel1.pri, whole genome shotgun sequence includes these protein-coding regions:
- the SNF8 gene encoding vacuolar-sorting protein SNF8 isoform X1: MHRRGVGAGAIARRKLTEAKYKERGTVLAEDQLAQMSKQLETFRTHLQAFASKHKQEIRRSPEFRLQFQHMCAAIGVDPLASGKGFWAEVLGVGDFYYELGVQIIEVCLALRHRNGEIPGSPLRSPPGSRCRADHAGGAAAAGAQGPRQIRAGRQRGRPAARHPQAEGAGQRLRHHPRGGNGAGAVGAGRAEHGPHGGAAAGREKGICDSQRDPGQPQVGDGEGEAGAGSPAEGGHGLAGRAGSGRAAVLAPRALLGAARAGRRGRDLSPGNDPGTLGTPAGIPSGVPPRIFRNLPFNPSWESGNSSSSPRSPSWNSRPGSLGIPPGILAGNPPWSPQESQLESSGSLPKSLLESPLKSPGILRNPSWNPWESPLESLLGSRLESPGIPAGILAGILPEIPRNPSLDPQESWLESPLESQLGSSGSPLGSPLESLGISPWIPLGILGNLPLNPPWNPRESPLGSPWNLWESPLGSLWESSGISPWIPLGILGNLPLDPSWNPRESPLESPLESLGIPPGIPLGIFGNLPLDPSWDPRESPLGSVLESLGISPWIPPGIFGNPPWDPSGNPRESPLESSGIPPGILGNPSWNLWESPLESPLGSPGIPPGSSGSPPGSLPGSPGQQDWEQ